In the Theobroma cacao cultivar B97-61/B2 chromosome 1, Criollo_cocoa_genome_V2, whole genome shotgun sequence genome, one interval contains:
- the LOC18612745 gene encoding RPM1-interacting protein 4: protein MAQHSHVPKFGNWESEENVPYTAYFDKARKGRTGGKIVNPNDPQESPDLHYDYVAPTRASPASRAKPELDEPVGHGPTRRAHERGRSREEGELKQYADSPSHHDNVNRRASGDSTPSRYGRGVNVGEAPKRPARSSIGSENSIDRSPLHHQARVGRGSMASPAWEGKNSYDSSHGTPGRSRMRPSTRGDESPDKGAAVPKFGDWDENNPASADGYTHIFNKVREERNNGGRVPGMPGEQSPYHTGQNRKPTNSSAKSCCLPWCRK, encoded by the exons ATGGCA CAACATTCTCATGTACCCAAATTTGGCAATTGGGAGAGTGAAGAGAATGTTCCCTACACAGCTTATTTTGATAAGGCCCGTAAGGGTCGCACTGGAGGAAAGATTGTAAATCCTAATGATCCCCAAGAGAGCCCAGACTTACATTATGATTATGTAGCTCCAACAAGAGCTTCTCCTGCTTCCAGAGCAAAACCAGAACTGGATGAACCAGTAGGACATGGACCCACTAGAAGGGCACATGAGCGTGGAAGGAGCAGGGAAGAAGGGGAACTCAAACAATATGCTGACTCTCCATCACATCATGACAATGTTAACCGTAGAGCTTCTGGGGACTCTACCCCTTCACGTTATGGTCGTGGAGTAAATGTTGGTGAAGCCCCTAAACGACCTGCAAGATCAAGTATTGGATCTGAAAACAGCATAGATAGATCACCACTCCATCACCAGGCACGGGTCGGGAGAGGTAGCATGGCCTCACCTGCATGGGAAGGAAAGAATTCATATGATAGTAGCCATGGTACTCCTGGGAGATCAAGAATGAGGCCAAGTACTAGAGGCGATGAAAGT CCCGATAAAGGTGCTGCTGTTCCCAAATTTGGTGACTGGGATGAGAATAATCCGGCATCAGCTGATggttatactcacatttttaacaAGGTGAGAGAAGAGAGGAACAATGGGGGCAGGGTACCAGGCATGCCAGGTGAGCAATCTCCATACCACACTGGTCAGAATCGGAAGCCAACTAACAGCAGTGCTAAG AGTTGCTGCCTTCCATGGTGCAGGAAATGA
- the LOC18612747 gene encoding uncharacterized protein LOC18612747 has protein sequence MIQLLFLVLFAEGVMAFLLLVKIGPLRELVIKSLDQLKMGKGPATMKTIAGTMSVILLSSLMSIVKIQNKGAKLGTMSPMDQVLWRTHLLEASLMGFTLFLGFIIDRMHHYLRKLIGLRSKVGSSKEEVERLQKERIELKEKDDKASKEIKLLKEEISTLSENLKKLKLESEEKDKKIETAEAHVASLQKQAADLLLEYDRLLEDNQNLQIKL, from the exons ATGATTCAGTTATTGTTTTTGGTTCTTTTTGCTGAGGGCGTTATGGCATTCCTTCTTTTGGTAAAGATTGGGCCTCTGAGAGAGCTTGTCATAAAGAGTTTAGATCAGTTGAAGATGGGGAAAGGCCCTGCTACTATGAAAACCATTGCTGGTACCATGTCAGTGATTCTTTTGTCAAGTCTCATGAGTATTGTCAAGATCCAGAACAAGGGGGCAAAGCTTGGTACCATGTCACCTATGGATCAGGTTCTGTGGAGAACCCACTTGCTTGAAGCTTCACTCATGG GTTTTACCCTATTTCTTGGGTTCATAATTGACCGTATGCACCATTATCTTAGAAAACTTATTGGGTTGAGGAGTAAAGTGGGATCTTCGAAAGAGGAAGTTGAACGACTTCagaaagagagaattgagCTTAAAGAGAAGGATGACAAAGCTTCCAAGGAGATAAAGCTActgaaagaagaaatttctACTCTATCAGAGaatttgaagaagctgaagtTGGAATCTGAGGAGAAAGACAAAAAGATTGAAACTGCTGAAGCACATGTTGCTTCCCTTCAGAAACAAGCTGCAGATTTGCTACTTGAGTATGATCGCTTATTAGAAGATAACCAGAATCTTCAGATCAAGCTCTAG
- the LOC18612748 gene encoding putative pentatricopeptide repeat-containing protein At3g25060, mitochondrial: protein MQPLKWPKRLKSLLLACKDRKPIAKIHTLMILTGLYIHKTSVGNLIAAYARAGDILSARKVFDQLSNRGVGSWNAMIIAYSRNNFPKQVLGFYHQMILEGTRPDSSTFTVALKACVSLMDLEMGEEIWHKAVDFGYENDVFVASSVLNLYAKCGKMDEAMVVFSKMPRKDLVCWTTIVTGFAQSGLAREAIDLYRNMQVEGMEGDGVVMLGLIQACANLGDSKLGLTIHGFMIRKGFSMDVVVQTSLVDMYAKNGYLEYASRVFKKISSKNVISWGALISGYAQNGFARNALELLVEMQCYGFKPDLVSLVSTLMACSQVGLLKLGKSIHGYITRRVNFEQVSATAVIDMYAKCGALSYARALFDQIDSRDRISWNAMIASYGVHGHGKEALSLFLQMRNTNLKPDHATFAALLSALSHSGLVNESQYWFNLMVSEYKIQPTEKHYVCMVDLLARSGLLEEAYKLIDSMKNEPGLAVWVALLSGCCNHGKPSIGETAAMKVLELNPDDLGIYALVSNFFAMGNMWDEVAAVRKLMKETGMKKVPGYSVVDVNGKLHAFLKGDKSHNEYEAIASALDKLDYEMRLHDQNAGLAVAFGL from the coding sequence ATGCAGCCTCTTAAATGGCCAAAGCGTCTTAAATCCCTCCTATTAGCCTGCAAAGACAGAAAACCCATAGCTAAAATCCACACCTTGATGATTTTAACCGGTCTTTACATCCATAAAACCTCCGTTGGCAATCTTATAGCAGCTTATGCACGAGCTGGCGATATCCTGTCAGCTCGTAAAGTGTTTGATCAATTGTCTAATAGAGGCGTAGGTTCATGGAATGCAATGATCATTGCCTATTCCCGAAATAATTTTCCAAAACAAGTTCTGGGTTTTTATCATCAGATGATTCTAGAGGGTACTAGGCCTGACAGCTCCACTTTTACCGTGGCTCTTAAGGCGTGTGTTAGCTTAATGGACTTGGAAATGGGGGAGGAAATTTGGCATAAAGCGGTGGATTTTGGATATGAGAATGATGTGTTTGTAGCGTCTTCGGTTTTGAATTTGTATGCAAAGTGTGGGAAAATGGATGAGGCAATGGTGGTGTTTAGTAAGATGCCAAGAAAGGATCTTGTTTGTTGGACTACTATTGTAACAGGGTTTGCACAGAGTGGACTGGCAAGAGAAGCGATTGATTTGTATAGGAATATGCAAGTGGAAGGGATGGAAGGGGACGGTGTTGTGATGTTGGGGTTGATTCAGGCATGCGCAAATCTTGGGGACTCAAAGTTGGGACTTACGATTCATGGATTTATGATTAGAAAAGGTTTTTCCATGGATGTTGTTGTTCAGACTAGCCTTGTCGATATGTATGCTAAGAATGGATATTTGGAATATGCTTCACGTGTCTTCAAGAAGATATCAAGTAAGAATGTTATATCTTGGGGTGCATTGATTTCTGGCTATGCTCAAAATGGTTTTGCTAGAAATGCACTCGAGTTGTTGGTAGAGATGCAGTGTTATGGATTTAAACCAGACTTGGTGTCCCTTGTGAGTACACTTATGGCCTGTTCACAAGTTGGGTTATTGAAATTGGGTAAATCCATACATGGATATATCACTAGAAGGGTTAATTTTGAACAAGTTTCTGCTACTGCAGTGATTGACATGTATGCAAAATGTGGAGCACTTTCTTATGCCCGTGCACTCTTTGATCAAATAGATTCTAGAGATAGAATATCTTGGAATGCAATGATTGCTAGCTATGGAGTACATGGGCATGGAAAGGAAGCTCTATCACTCTTCCTCCAGATGAGGAATACAAACTTAAAACCAGATCACGCAACTTTTGCTGCACTTCTCTCAGCTCTCAGCCACTCAGGACTGGTGAACGAAAGTCAATACTGGTTTAATCTCATGGTTAGTGAATATAAGATCCAACCAACTGAGAAGCATTATGTATGCATGGTTGATCTTTTAGCTCGTTCGGGACTTCTAGAAGAAGCTTATAAACTAATAGATTCTATGAAAAATGAACCAGGGCTGGCTGTTTGGGTTGCTCTCCTGTCTGGCTGCTGTAATCATGGGAAGCCATCAATTGGAGAGACGGCAGCAATGAAGGTTCTTGAGTTAAATCCAGATGACTTGGGAATATATGCATTGGTTTCAAACTTCTTTGCCATGGGAAACATGTGGGATGAAGTAGCTGCTGTAAGGAAGCTCATGAAAGAAACAGGAATGAAGAAAGTACCTGGCTACAGTGTAGTGGATGTGAACGGGAAGCTCCATGCTTTCCTTAAGGGAGATAAAAGCCACAATGAATATGAAGCTATAGCATCTGCCTTGGATAAATTGGACTATGAGATGAGGTTGCATGATCAAAATGCAGGTCTTGCTGTTGCTTTTGGCCTGTAA